The DNA sequence CATCGCGACGTCTTGCCGGACACACCCCGGGGTTACCCGCACATGGGACATCTATGCACATTTAGGACTTGATGCTCAGGCGGCCGGCGGTCAGTGCGGCCGGCGCAGTCCCGCGATGAGGAGCTGAGCCAGTCGACGTGCGTCGTAGTGGCTGTCGCTCTCCGCGCCGATGCAGAGGTTCCCTACGCCGCGCATCAGCTCGTAGGCCCTCAGATCGGAGTGGATCTCGCCGGCGGCGGCCGCGGCGTCGAGCAGTTGGGTGCACACGGGCACGAGGCGGTCGAGGAAGTAGGCGTGCAGCGCGTCGAAGCCGGCGTTGTCGGACTGGAGCACGGCGGCGAGTCCGTGCTTGGTGACCAGGAAGTCGACGAAGAGGTCGATCCACTGCCCCAGGGCGGCGTGCGGAGTCGCGCTGGTCTCCAGCAGGGCCGGACCGGCCTCGGCGCAGGCCTCCACCTGGTGCCGGTAGACGGCGATGATGAGATCCGCTCGGGTCGGGAAGTGGCGGTAGATCGTGGCCGTCCCGACACCGGCCTTGGCCGCGATGTCGCGCACCGGCGCTTCCACGCCCGATGTGACGAAGATGGCGGCGGCCGCCTCGAGCAGGGCCTCCTGGTTGCGCCGGGCGTCCGCCCGCTTGGGCCGGGCCGCTTGGCCCGCGCCGCGGTCGCTGTCGTTCACCGTACCGGCTCCCTCCGTCATCGGGTTGGCTCACGGAACAGGGTTCCACAGCCTGAAGCGGAGTGAGGTTCCGATTCGCTCGATGATGCGTCGAGGCCGGCTTGTCCGGCTTGTCAGGGGGGCCGGAGCCGGCCGACTTCGGTTTCGGCCGCTCGGGCGCGGGAGGCGGCTATTTCGGCGTAGGCCCGGTCGCGGCCCTCCCAGTGGGAGCCCTCGACGGACTTGCCGGGCTCGAGGTCCTTGTAGACCTCGAAGAAGTGGGTGATCTCCATCCGGTCGAATTCGGGGACGTCCCCGATGTCCTGGACACCGGCATAGCGCGGGTCATGGGCCGGGACGCAGAGGATCTTCTCGTCCGGGCCCTTCTCGTCACGCATGCAGTACATGCCGATGGCCCGGCAGAGGACCACACAGCCGGGGAAGGTCGGCTCGGCGACGGTGACGAGGGCGTCCAGCGGGTCGCCGTCCTGGCCGAGGGTGTGGTCGATGAAGCCGTAGTCGGCCGGGTACTTCGTCGAGGTGAACAGCATCCGGTCCAGCCGGATGCGGCCGGTCTCGAAGTCCATCTCGTACTTGTTGCGGGACCCCTCCGGGATCTCCACGACCACGTCGAACTCAGCGTGCTCCTCCATCGCGCCCTCCGGTCACCCGTGCGCTCCGGTGTTCTTCCAGTGTGCGCCGGGCGCGCCGGACGGGCAGCTCGGACCGGGGCGCCTCAGCCGCCCCGCATCAGGGCGTCGATCTCGGCCTCGAAGAGGACCGAGGGATCGAAGCCCATGGTGGTGAACTGGCCTTGCAGATCCAGGCTGATCACGCCGTGCAGCCGGGTCCAGGTGCGCAGCGCACGGCCCTTCAGCTCGCCGCCGGGCTCCTCGCCGGACACCCAGGGACCCGCGCCCTCCAGATGGCGCGCCAGCTCGGCCTCGAGCTCGGTGAGGGGCTGCCCGCTGCTCCCGGCGCCGCCGCTGCCGGTGGCGGCACTCCCGGCGGTGGCACAGGCGTCGAGGATGGTCCGCATCAGCCCGGCCGCGATCTCGGTGGTCTCCGGCGGTGCCTGGTAACCGGGCACCGGGGTGCCGAAGATGAGCAGATAGCGGTCGGGCTGCCGCTTCGCCCAGTCGCGCAGGGTACGGGCCAGGGCGCGGAAGCGATCGGCCGGGGCGGCGTCGGCGACGGCCTGGGCCGCGGCCTCGGCCAGATCGCGGTAGGCGTCGGTGATCAGCTCGGTCAGCAGCTCGTCCCGGCTGGCGAAATAGCGGTAGAGCGCGGGGCCGGTCATGCCCATCTCCTTCGCGATCGCGTTGACCGAGATGCCCGCCGTGCCCGCCTGGGCCAGCTGGGCCAGGGCCACGGCCTTGGCCTCCTCCCGGGTCTGTTTGCGGTAGCGCTCTCGCCGTGCTGTCGCCATGGACGCGCCTCTCGTACGGATCGTCGACTTCGCACTTGACACTCCGAGAGTAACAGGTTCATTGTTTGGTTAGAAGTTCTTACGGAGACGAGAAGTCCTCACAAGAACCAGAAGCCCTTACGAGAACCGAGGTCAACCATGCTCACCGAAGTCGTTCTGCCGGGCCGGGTGGAGCCGGAGGGGCTCCAGCTCCGCACCCGACCGCTGCCCGAGCCCGGTCCCGGGCAGGCGCTGGTGGCCGTCGAGGCGTCGGGGGTCTCCTTCGCCGAGCAGCAGATGCGCCGGGGGAAGTACTACGACCAGCCGCCGTTCCCCTTCGTGCCCGGCTATGACCTGGTGGGCACGGTGGTCTCCACCGGCCCCGGGGTCGATCCGGCCCTGCGGGGGCGCCGGTTCGCGGCGCTCACGAAGATCGGCGGCTGGGCCAGCCACGCCGTCCTCGACGCGGGCGATCTGGTGGAGGTCCCCGACGGGGTCGGTTCGGCGGAGGCCGAGACGATGGTGGTCAACGGGATCACGGCCTGGCAGATGCTGCACCGCGTGGCCAAGGTGCGCCCCGGGGCGACCGTGCTCGTTCACGGGGCCAACGGCGGGGTGGGCTCCACCCTGGTCCAGCTCGCCCGTCTCGCGGGCGTCGAGGTCATCGGCACCGCCTCACCCCGCCATCACGACGCGGTGCGCGCCCTCGGCGCCACCCCGCTCGACTACCGCGACCGGGATCTGTCCGGCCGGGTGCGCGCGTTGGCGCCCGGCGGGGTCGACGCGGTCTTCGACCATGTCGGCGGCGAGGGCATCGTCGACTCCTTCCGGCTGCTCGCCCGCGGCGGCACGCTGGTCTCCTACGGCACGGCGGCCACCCGGGACGTCCCCGGATCGTCCCGGGCCCCGGTGCTCAAGCTGCTCGCCCGGCTGGCCCTGTGGCACCTGCTGCCGAACGGCCGGCGGGCGCACTTCTTCAACCTCTGGGCCGGACGGCGGCGGCGGGCGGCCTACCAGGCCCGGATCCGCGCCGACCTGGGGCAGGTGCTGGCGCTGCTGGCGAGCGGCGAGCTGACCGCGCTGGTGGCGGCGAGGATTCCGCTCACCGACGCCGCGGAGGCGATGCGGCTGGCCGAGTCCGGCACCGTCGCCGGAAAGGTGGTCCTGGTGGCGGATCAGGGTGCCCGCCGGGGCGGCGAGGAGGGCGCGCGATGAGCGGCAAGCCCTATGTCAGCGGCCACTACGCCCCTTTGGCGCTGGAGGCGACGGCCTGGGGGCTCACCGTCCACGGCTCCCTCCCGCCCGAGCTGACCGGCCGTTACCTGCGCAACGGCCACAATCCCGTGCCCGGGGTGGTGCCGTCGCACTGGTTCAAGGGCAGCGGCATGGTGCACGGAGTGCGGCTGCGCGATGGAAGAGCGGAGTGGTACCGCAACCGCTGGGTGCGGACACCGGCCCTCCACGACGCCGTGGAGGCGGCCGCGGGCGGTGCGGGGGCCGCGGCGGCGAGCACGGCCGAGGGGGCGGAGGGTGCGGCCGATCTCACCGCCAGCGTCGCCGGCACCCATGTGATCGAGCATGCGGGCCGCGTCCTGGCCCTCCAGGAGGCGAACCTCCCCTATGAGCTCACCCCCGAGCTGGCCACGGTCGGCGCCTACGACTTCGGGGGAAAGCTGACCCGGGCCATGACGGCGCACCCCAAGGAGGATCCGGTCAGCGGGGAGCTGCACTTCTTCTCGTACTCCCCCTTACCGCCCTATCTCGTCTATTACGTCGCGTCCCGCGACGGCCGCATCGTCCGCGAGGAGACCATCGAGGGTGCGGGGCCCTCGCTGATGCACGACTTCGGGCTGACCGAGCACTTCGTGGTCTGGCTGGACCTGCCGGTGGTCTTCGACCCCGCCGAGCGCTCCGGCATCCCCTACCGCTGGTCCGACCGCTACCGGCCGCGCATCGGGGTCATGCCGCGCACCGGGCCGCCCCGGGTCACCTGGTGCGAGGTGGAGCCGGGCGCCCTGCTGCACATCGCCAACGCCTACGAGGACGCGGCGGGCCGCATCGTCGTGGAGGGGCCGCGCTACGACCGCACCGCATGGCAGACCTCCTGGAAGTGGTGGACGGGCGCCCCGGGCCACGCCCCCGTCCCGCTGGTCGGCTCCCTGCGCCACCGCTGGATCCTCGACCCCGCCTCGGGCGGCGTGCGGGAGGAGCCGCTGGACGACCTGGTCACCGAGTTCCCCACGATCAACGACAGCGTGCTGGGGCGGCCCAGCCGCTATGCCTACGCCGTCGCCTTCCCCGGGGCCGGCCTGGAGGAGTACGCGCTGGTCAAGTACGACACGGCCACCGGAGCCCGGCAGATCGCGCCGACGGGGCCGGGCCGGATGCCGGGGGAGGCGGTGTTCGTGCCCGCGGCCGGGAGCGGAGGAGGCGGCGAGGACGACGGCTATCTGCTGACCATCGTCAGCGACCTCCGCCGCGACGCCTCCGAGCTGATCGTCCTGGACGCCCAGGACATCACGGCCGCCCCCGTCGCCACCGTGGAACTCCCCCACCGCGTCCCCGCGGGCATCCACGGCTCCTGGATCCCCGACGCGTCCCCCGGTCCGTGGTAATTTTCGTATACGAGTTGTATGCGAAGCAGCATGGGGGCCCAGTGCCAGCGCAGTCCGGACGAGAAAAGGCGTACGCGTTCCTCAAGGAGACCGTGCTGACCGATCCCGACATGCAGGGCAGGTTCCTCACCGAGCAGGAGATCGCCGACCGGATCGGCATCTCCCGGACCCCGATCCGCGAGGCCCTGCTCCTGCTGGCGGCCGAGGACCTGGTCCAGCTGGTCCCCAAGCGGGGCGCGCATATCGCCCCGCTCTCCGGCCGGGAGATCACCGAACTGATGGAGCTGCGCGGGATCGTCGAGCGCCATGCCGCCGAGCAGACCATCGAGGCG is a window from the Streptomyces luomodiensis genome containing:
- a CDS encoding inorganic diphosphatase; the encoded protein is MEEHAEFDVVVEIPEGSRNKYEMDFETGRIRLDRMLFTSTKYPADYGFIDHTLGQDGDPLDALVTVAEPTFPGCVVLCRAIGMYCMRDEKGPDEKILCVPAHDPRYAGVQDIGDVPEFDRMEITHFFEVYKDLEPGKSVEGSHWEGRDRAYAEIAASRARAAETEVGRLRPP
- a CDS encoding TetR/AcrR family transcriptional regulator — protein: MATARRERYRKQTREEAKAVALAQLAQAGTAGISVNAIAKEMGMTGPALYRYFASRDELLTELITDAYRDLAEAAAQAVADAAPADRFRALARTLRDWAKRQPDRYLLIFGTPVPGYQAPPETTEIAAGLMRTILDACATAGSAATGSGGAGSSGQPLTELEAELARHLEGAGPWVSGEEPGGELKGRALRTWTRLHGVISLDLQGQFTTMGFDPSVLFEAEIDALMRGG
- a CDS encoding medium chain dehydrogenase/reductase family protein, yielding MLTEVVLPGRVEPEGLQLRTRPLPEPGPGQALVAVEASGVSFAEQQMRRGKYYDQPPFPFVPGYDLVGTVVSTGPGVDPALRGRRFAALTKIGGWASHAVLDAGDLVEVPDGVGSAEAETMVVNGITAWQMLHRVAKVRPGATVLVHGANGGVGSTLVQLARLAGVEVIGTASPRHHDAVRALGATPLDYRDRDLSGRVRALAPGGVDAVFDHVGGEGIVDSFRLLARGGTLVSYGTAATRDVPGSSRAPVLKLLARLALWHLLPNGRRAHFFNLWAGRRRRAAYQARIRADLGQVLALLASGELTALVAARIPLTDAAEAMRLAESGTVAGKVVLVADQGARRGGEEGAR
- a CDS encoding carotenoid oxygenase family protein is translated as MSGKPYVSGHYAPLALEATAWGLTVHGSLPPELTGRYLRNGHNPVPGVVPSHWFKGSGMVHGVRLRDGRAEWYRNRWVRTPALHDAVEAAAGGAGAAAASTAEGAEGAADLTASVAGTHVIEHAGRVLALQEANLPYELTPELATVGAYDFGGKLTRAMTAHPKEDPVSGELHFFSYSPLPPYLVYYVASRDGRIVREETIEGAGPSLMHDFGLTEHFVVWLDLPVVFDPAERSGIPYRWSDRYRPRIGVMPRTGPPRVTWCEVEPGALLHIANAYEDAAGRIVVEGPRYDRTAWQTSWKWWTGAPGHAPVPLVGSLRHRWILDPASGGVREEPLDDLVTEFPTINDSVLGRPSRYAYAVAFPGAGLEEYALVKYDTATGARQIAPTGPGRMPGEAVFVPAAGSGGGGEDDGYLLTIVSDLRRDASELIVLDAQDITAAPVATVELPHRVPAGIHGSWIPDASPGPW
- a CDS encoding TetR/AcrR family transcriptional regulator; this encodes MNDSDRGAGQAARPKRADARRNQEALLEAAAAIFVTSGVEAPVRDIAAKAGVGTATIYRHFPTRADLIIAVYRHQVEACAEAGPALLETSATPHAALGQWIDLFVDFLVTKHGLAAVLQSDNAGFDALHAYFLDRLVPVCTQLLDAAAAAGEIHSDLRAYELMRGVGNLCIGAESDSHYDARRLAQLLIAGLRRPH